The stretch of DNA CCAGGCAACCCAACCCACACTCAAAGAGCCCTGTCAGGGCGAGACACCCCGGCCCGCGTGAACCCCAGACTTGCCACCTCCTTCCAGAGTCGTGACAAAAACCACCAAGTACGCCGCCCCCCCCCCCCCACCCGGCCGGGGGGGGTGGGCCAGCCTTGTTGGCGGGCGAGGGTCTCGATTTGCTCCTGGAGGGGGGCGAGGTGGATGAGCTCGCCGAGGATCTTGATGTAGCCGGAATCGCGGCCAGTGAACTGGAGGAACTGGTGGGTGCCGTGGTTCCAAAGGCGGACGAGATCCCGAGTAACGAGGCCGGTGGGGGGGATGGGGTCCCAGTGCCAGGTGCCATCGGCAGTGCGGAGGGCGTAGCCGGGGGAGAGGGCGGGGCCGGAGAGGATGAGGGGGGAACCTTTGTCAAGATTGGGGTCAAGGGGCCGGTCAAGAGCGTCAAGGCTAGGGTCAAGACAAGAGTTCAGAGGGGAGTCAGAGGTGCTGACTTGCCAGTGGGGGAGGACTTCGAGGGATTGGACGTCGAAGACGGGGCCGAAGGGGTTGTAGGGCTGGGTGGCGATCTGGGAGGCGGCCTCGGTCATGCCGTAGGTCTGGAAGACGCGCCAGCCGAGGGCGAGGGCGGAATCGGCGAGGGACTGGGACATGGCACCGCCGCCGATGATGGCGGCGCGGAGGGTGTCCGGACAGGGGATGCGGGCCTGGACGAGATCGTGCACCTGGGCTGGGACGAGGGAGACGAGGGTGATGCGCTCTTTTTCACACAGGGTGGCGAAATCCTGCGGCTGCCATTTGGCGGTGGTCTGAGTGACGCGGCTGTGGCTGAGGTGGGCGCGGGCGAGGATGGAGAAGCCGCCGACGTGATGAAGGGGGAGGGCGATGAGCCAGTGGTCGTCAGTGGTGACCTCGAAGTGGGTGTTGACGGCCTGGGCGGAGATCAAGAACGCACTTTTGGTGAGGGCGACCCATTTGGGGGTGCCGGTGCTGCCGGAGGTCTGGAAGAGGCAGAGATGGGTGAGGGACTGGGAGGTGAGAAAGTCGGCGAGGCCGGTGGCGGCGTCCGGCTGGGAGGGATTCACCGCGATGTGGTTGGCGGGGCTGTGCCAGTCGTCAAACACGGGAGGGGTCATGTGAGGGGCCTCCAGGGGAGTTTTTCCAGGACATCGCCAAAGCCGAGGCCGCCGCCGCTGAGATCGGGCGTCATGTGGCCGCCGGTGACGCGGATGCGCTCGAAGAAGGGGTCGGCATCGAAGAGGTGCTGGGTGCTGAGGCCGCAGAGGCCGATGCGGTCGCCGTGCTCCTGGCGGGCGAGGGCGGCCTGATAAGCGGCGTACATTTGGCCCAGGCCGTGGTCCATGGCGGAGGTGAGGACGAGGGGCTTACCGGGGTGCCTGTCTGCGACGGTGCGCCAGTCGCGACGGGCGGGCTTGACGACGACGGCATCGAAGCCGGTGCTGCCGTCGCGCCAGCCTTTGTCGAGGGCGAGCCTGACGCCCCATTTGGCCTGGCAGGCGGTCCAGAGGGCGGGGTCGTAGGGGAAAGGATCTTCGACGAAATCGAGCTGCCGATAGACGCGGACGGGCATGAACTCGATGAATTTTTGGAAGTCGTCCATGCTGAGGCAGGCATTAAAATCCACCCGGAAGCGGAGGCGGGGGTCATCGGAAATACGGGCGCAGTTTTCCAGGAAGCGGGTGGTTTCGCCGTAGTTGGCGTAGCCCTTGGCCTTGATGGCGGGCCAGCCCTCGGCGAGGACTTTTTCAAATTGGGGGACGGTGTCCTGGGCGAAGCTCCAGGAGTAATGGCTGCGGGGGATTTCCAGGTCCTGAAAGAGGCTGATGCCTGCCTCGCGGGCGGCGCCATCCACAGACGCGCAATGGAGGGCCATGGCGGTGACGGGGGTGGTAATGCCCTGCGCGAGGAGGCGGAGCTGCTCATCAATGGGGGCATCGCCAAATTCCGGCCAGGGATGGACGCAGCCGTAGCCGGAACCGATGCGGAGCAGGGCACCGGGGAAGACGCGGCGGTGAGAGGCAGAATTTAAGGCTACGCCGCTGCGGAGCAGGTATTCATGGATGTAGATGGGCTGGTCCAGGGTCACAGGTCACAAGGGGGTGAGGTGTGTCCTGGATACGCCCCAGCAGAACAAGGCGGCGAACAAGAGTAACTGCATGCCGCTGAGAGCGAGGAGGCGGTTGTATGACGGGCCGGGGGGCTGGGTCCAGATGCGGAGGATGAGGAAGAGGCCGACGGGGACGGTGGCGAGGGGGACGGTGAAGGCGCGGGGGAAGTCATGCTGCCACCAGTAAAGACCGGCGAGGTGGGCGAGAAGGATGAGGGCGGTGATCTCCAGCCGGGCGAAGGTGATGCCGAAGCGGACGGCCAACGTGCGTTTGCCCGTGCTGCGGTCTTCGGCCTGGTCACGGAGGTTATTGATGGCGATGAGGACGGTGGAGAGGCAGCCAACCTGGAAACCGGCGATGAGGCCGCCTTCCAGCCACTCGCCGGACTGGACGAAGGCGGAGCCGGTGACGGCGACGAAGCCGAAGAAGAGGATGACAAAAAGCTCGCCCAGGCCGCGATACGCGAGGGGCATGGGGCCGCCGGTGTAGCCGTAGCAGAAGTAGAGGGAAGGAATGCCGATGACGATGATGGCGACGCCGCGTGCCTGGATGAGGGGGACGGAAAGGAGGGCGGCAAGGGCGAGCATGAACCAGGCGGCGGTGAAGACGGCGCGGGGGGACATGACGCCGGAGGCGGTGATGCGGCGGGGGCCGAGGCGGGCGTGGGTATCCGCGCCTTTCATGAAGTCCAGAACGTCATTGAACCAGTTGGTGGCGATTTGCAGGGCGAGGGCGCTCGCCAACGTGCAGAGGAGGAGCCAGGTGCTCCATTGGCCGCTGATTTTCCAGCCCAGGACGGAGCCGACGACCACGGGGGCAATGGCCGCACCGAGGGTTTTCGGGCGGGCGGCGGCGATCCATTCAAAGAGCATGAGCAGCGGGAGAAGGAGGTGTGAGAAAAGACGAAGGCATCAAGAGACGATGTGAGCCGCTTTTCAACCGGGAACGTATCCTCTCAAAGAGCAAAGAAATCTCTCGCATCCAACGCATTGTCGCTTTTAACTGGCCCTGATTGCATCTGTGTGCCATCACCCCCTTTCACAAGGCTTATGTCATCCCTCCAGGCCATCCGCGACGCTCTTGAGCAGTCCCCTGATAATGTCTCCCTCCTTCTGCTCTTTGGCC from Prosthecobacter sp. SYSU 5D2 encodes:
- the menA gene encoding 1,4-dihydroxy-2-naphthoate octaprenyltransferase, whose translation is MLFEWIAAARPKTLGAAIAPVVVGSVLGWKISGQWSTWLLLCTLASALALQIATNWFNDVLDFMKGADTHARLGPRRITASGVMSPRAVFTAAWFMLALAALLSVPLIQARGVAIIVIGIPSLYFCYGYTGGPMPLAYRGLGELFVILFFGFVAVTGSAFVQSGEWLEGGLIAGFQVGCLSTVLIAINNLRDQAEDRSTGKRTLAVRFGITFARLEITALILLAHLAGLYWWQHDFPRAFTVPLATVPVGLFLILRIWTQPPGPSYNRLLALSGMQLLLFAALFCWGVSRTHLTPL
- a CDS encoding AMP-binding protein, yielding MTPPVFDDWHSPANHIAVNPSQPDAATGLADFLTSQSLTHLCLFQTSGSTGTPKWVALTKSAFLISAQAVNTHFEVTTDDHWLIALPLHHVGGFSILARAHLSHSRVTQTTAKWQPQDFATLCEKERITLVSLVPAQVHDLVQARIPCPDTLRAAIIGGGAMSQSLADSALALGWRVFQTYGMTEAASQIATQPYNPFGPVFDVQSLEVLPHWQVSTSDSPLNSCLDPSLDALDRPLDPNLDKGSPLILSGPALSPGYALRTADGTWHWDPIPPTGLVTRDLVRLWNHGTHQFLQFTGRDSGYIKILGELIHLAPLQEQIETLARQQGWPTPPGRVGGGGRRTWWFLSRLWKEVASLGFTRAGVSRPDRAL